The Anoplopoma fimbria isolate UVic2021 breed Golden Eagle Sablefish chromosome 20, Afim_UVic_2022, whole genome shotgun sequence genome includes a window with the following:
- the si:dkey-23o4.6 gene encoding retinol dehydrogenase 13: protein MARRGARVVMACRDLTRAERAAEEIRQSTGNGNVVIRHLDLASVYSVRQFAKDFMDGEDRLDILINNAGVMMCPRWLTEDGFETQLAVNHLGHFLLTNLLLPLLKSSAPSRVVTVSSIAHKGGCIDFDDLFFSRRTYSALESYRQSKLANVLFSRELARRLRGSGVSSFCLHPGVIRTELGRHVEGWFPMLGALLRLPSLLLMKTPSQGSQTSVYCAVTPGLEGQSGRYFSDCAEKEAAPEGRDDAVAKKLWEESARLVGLKDTC, encoded by the exons atGGCACGCAGAG GGGCCCGGGTGGTGATGGCGTGCAGGGACCTGACCCGGGCAGAGCGGGCGGCGGAGGAGATCCGTCAGTCGACAGGAAACGGTAACGTGGTCATCAGACACCTCGACCTCGCCTCCGTTTACTCCGTCAGACAGTTCGCTAAAGACTTCATGGACGGAGAAGACAGACTGGACATCCTCATCAACAACGCAG gagtGATGATGTGTCCAAGATGGCTGACGGAGGACGGTTTTGAAACTCAGCTGGCTGTCAATCATCTGGGTCACTTCCTGCTGACCAatctgctgctgccgctgctgaaGAGCTCCGCCCCCAGCCGCGTGGTCACCGTGTCGTCCATCGCCCACAAAGGGG gtTGCATCGACTTTGACGACTTGTTCTTCAGCAGAAGGACGTACAGCGCTCTGGAGAGCTACCGACAGAGCAAACTGGCCAACGTCCTGTTCTCTAGAGAACTCGCCCGACGATTAAGAG GCTCTGGCGTGTCATCGTTCTGTCTCCACCCGGGTGTGATCCGGACCGAGCTGGGTCGTCACGTGGAGGGCTGGTTCCCCATGCTGGGGGCGCTGCTGAGACTCCCCTCCCTGCTGCTCATGAAGACTCCCAGTCAGGGCAGCCAGACCAGCGTGTACTGCGCTGTGACGCCGGGCCTGGAGGGCCAGTCGGGGCGATACTTTAG TGACTGTGCAGAGAAGGAAGCTGCTCCGGAGGGGCGGGACGACGCCGTGGCCAAGAAGCTGTGGGAGGAGAGCGCCCGATTGGTCGGATTAAAGGACAcatgttga
- the LOC129108991 gene encoding acidic proline-rich protein PRP33-like isoform X2, translating into MRRSWSHGNRWTTAWRKTRWTSSTATASQWRILRLLFQPLRLRPQDSSTNHTSDSFTSGSDRLLLCEASSSSSSSSLHHHLLLPAHPLLHTRCGPASDGSGPAPLPDTDGERDVPPPGGPRYTPRRAYPPHHTGLPGDEPRHSSAAEPSAGSDGPASHPDPVTVAGSAGPAQRGRVPGPPGPGGPNQTRPCPLTMLHPAWLRLHRHAAAHHADHPHRHAGPR; encoded by the exons atgaggaggagctggagccATGGCAACAGGTGGACGACAGCGTGGAGGAAGACGAGATGGACTTCATCGACAGCTACTGCGAgccag TGGAGGattctccgtctcctcttccaGCCTCTGAGACTCCGCCCCCAGGACTCCTCCACCAATCACACCTCCGACAG CTTCACCTCTGGTTCAGATCGTCTGCTCCTCTGTgaggcctcctcctcttcctcctcctcatccctccatcatcacctcctcctcccggctcaccccctcctccacaCCCGGTGCGGCCCCGCCTCTGATGGCTCAGGCCCCGCCCCTCTTCCTGACACAGACGGCGAGCGGGACGTTCCTCCTCCCGGCGGCCCCCGGTACACGCCACGGCGCGCCTATCCTCCTCACCACACAG GGCTTCCCGGTGATGAACCGCGGCACTCCTCTGCTGCTGAACCTTCAGCCGGGTCAGACGGTCCAGCCTCTCACCCTGATCCAGT CACCGTCGCTGGGTCAGCTGGTCCGGCCCAGCGTGGGCGTGTCCCCGGTCCCCCAGGGCCAGGCGGTCCAAACCAGACCAGGCCCTGCCCCCTCACGATGCTCCACCCAGCCTGGCTCCGCCTTCACCGCCATGCAGCTGCCCACCACGCTGACCATCCGCACCGGCACGCCGGGCCCCG ttaa
- the LOC129108991 gene encoding acidic proline-rich protein PRP33-like isoform X1, with protein sequence MRRSWSHGNRWTTAWRKTRWTSSTATASQWRILRLLFQPLRLRPQDSSTNHTSDSFTSGSDRLLLCEASSSSSSSSLHHHLLLPAHPLLHTRCGPASDGSGPAPLPDTDGERDVPPPGGPRYTPRRAYPPHHTGLPGDEPRHSSAAEPSAGSDGPASHPDPVTVAGSAGPAQRGRVPGPPGPGGPNQTRPCPLTMLHPAWLRLHRHAAAHHADHPHRHAGPRSVRPHLITAD encoded by the exons atgaggaggagctggagccATGGCAACAGGTGGACGACAGCGTGGAGGAAGACGAGATGGACTTCATCGACAGCTACTGCGAgccag TGGAGGattctccgtctcctcttccaGCCTCTGAGACTCCGCCCCCAGGACTCCTCCACCAATCACACCTCCGACAG CTTCACCTCTGGTTCAGATCGTCTGCTCCTCTGTgaggcctcctcctcttcctcctcctcatccctccatcatcacctcctcctcccggctcaccccctcctccacaCCCGGTGCGGCCCCGCCTCTGATGGCTCAGGCCCCGCCCCTCTTCCTGACACAGACGGCGAGCGGGACGTTCCTCCTCCCGGCGGCCCCCGGTACACGCCACGGCGCGCCTATCCTCCTCACCACACAG GGCTTCCCGGTGATGAACCGCGGCACTCCTCTGCTGCTGAACCTTCAGCCGGGTCAGACGGTCCAGCCTCTCACCCTGATCCAGT CACCGTCGCTGGGTCAGCTGGTCCGGCCCAGCGTGGGCGTGTCCCCGGTCCCCCAGGGCCAGGCGGTCCAAACCAGACCAGGCCCTGCCCCCTCACGATGCTCCACCCAGCCTGGCTCCGCCTTCACCGCCATGCAGCTGCCCACCACGCTGACCATCCGCACCGGCACGCCGGGCCCCGGTCCGTCAGACCACATCTGATCAcagctgattga
- the LOC129108991 gene encoding uncharacterized protein LOC129108991 isoform X3, with amino-acid sequence MNRGTPLLLNLQPGQTVQPLTLIQSPSLGQLVRPSVGVSPVPQGQAVQTRPGPAPSRCSTQPGSAFTAMQLPTTLTIRTGTPGPVNVQMTQVGGANSLKLAASPPSPLDRPMASPESLRSAPLLAPPPPSSPPTV; translated from the exons ATGAACCGCGGCACTCCTCTGCTGCTGAACCTTCAGCCGGGTCAGACGGTCCAGCCTCTCACCCTGATCCAGT CACCGTCGCTGGGTCAGCTGGTCCGGCCCAGCGTGGGCGTGTCCCCGGTCCCCCAGGGCCAGGCGGTCCAAACCAGACCAGGCCCTGCCCCCTCACGATGCTCCACCCAGCCTGGCTCCGCCTTCACCGCCATGCAGCTGCCCACCACGCTGACCATCCGCACCGGCACGCCGGGCCCCG ttaaCGTTCAGATGACCCAGGTGGGCGGAGCCAACTCCCTGAAGCTGGCGGCTTCCCCGCCCTCCCCTCTGGATCGGCCAATGGCGTCACCAGAATCTCTTCGTTCAGCACCG CtcctggccccgccccctccgtCATCACCGCCCACAGTGTGA
- the LOC129108990 gene encoding uncharacterized protein LOC129108990, producing MSVEEFYYGTFEGDLSLRKPLPLGIKTSTFTCQICTYLAENNLRLMQHMLHHSELVGGRATGDERKCCKFCYRQFSSPAQLQSHQEQVHGPALSSCLCRICEWAFENEPAFLNHMKSNHKPGEMPYVCQVCSYRSSFYSDILQHFASFHRDSRFLMCLFCLKVTRNPISYQQHLLRHQMNQAFHCNRCRLQFIFLKDKMQHKLENHRSFRRPAQLEGLPPGSKVTIRTYGKIRPLTLAGSRLLQSPASLIQPINIKTEKSPLQRSPALHKSPRSPTKRPVGRRIHVNRSSGCDGDLLLCLECGTRVLDFSAHYPTHVRCLLCPYSSCCSRAYASHMIHHHVPQTKDRVLPLHRRPPPCVFLLRCSNCDFSSQTADQMAEHLLMNPEHHSATCQARSYIEPDIQFCHNKEQHPSEEKEPVQNKDLPDPSWRSADCWKLPSESDGSTSTIDPFEQSTGPYHFLNKNTDAIDYFHLLFPSELMELITNETNAHAKTCQFLGSGFPDWIPATNHEIKGFFGLVILMGIQNLPDPSHYWSWSHYDNSYTFFRAMTFKRFKQIATNIRMGSFTTDEFRGTGKPCDSLHIFRPMLNILGGAMWHAYQPNCCLSIDRALLPSPEEGSCYAKRDPKTQPQVWLLCDSKSGYCHRFFIQVGEKVGQEQGFTVVPELVKDLEDKHHQLYLASSLASVPLMQKLLDQGIYASSSFPPLNPILPRELWEEGRLEKPGDFLQRQFGPLLATRWRDTKEMGCLSTNAAPGEQDTVWRRSQTKAGELDPIDRPMAFCLLQENMRGVDICKQLLACNPLGGIPQDRHWRGLFWFLVNLSIVNAFIVLRESRKENPPAWVQDGLFTQVNFRKRLGNQLAKCAQNNFETMEIASSRGSRAEATEAPVKQRHRMGKISSISKRCKTCHLKNLRHESVYGCIVCRANLCKQPRCFWEFHGLSPLNKGSTRVGFIKDRISGEITVKEVEDNVDGAMAPLEDMDFSDDDLVDIDDDTEDIKEEYIKEVKSPTSHLSSTTTGRAPPATTSSSCKERDDFLSARQLRIALFALCDGLRQASKVFVIETQLIRSWLKEARKRLKSTGHQQKSDADAGDRMVAWVLSMREQQLPITESNLFHKASTLKKKGGFSDSFRISYDWAVSFMLKHQLGVRSISRAATLACTLPLSLEAKIKSFKDFTQKVIRVNKLSEGAVAAMDELCLFVDLRLVQDKSRRSEALELTGSLPLVTVYLTVLADGTMLPSVVLANRQLAERVLPEFILLEAGQESLLVEEALDLWTNKVWLKHVSGPTRPSKSMLVLDRHREHMGDSFLTSISGSGTLPAVIPGGCSFRLQPLDICVKPVLQHFLLSRWANFTAGNPKELEETSPHQLQANVAQLLVDWVVEALTHLNKLPQLWKKSFRLTGLLSGWKEEDQEVEEETMSPEEIQSDLLKTLTETLLGPEALEDDYPELMELEDKEDTEEEQGEGKELSEEKKEPKAGDGKEVKKDREETREEIEEEGKETKEEGQSEDTEKDTIKAVEDIKETEDKCRPEEPKKDGKDTIKGFKDRKETEEDRKQAVKKLEEDSEEEGKETEEDRREVSKERRETRIVIGEEVGDEWKITVKSRTDGVEDDRMDES from the exons ATGAGTGTGGAGGAGTTCTACTACGGAACGTTTGAGGGTGACCTGAGTCTGAGGAAGCCCCTCCCACTGGGGATCAAAACATCCACCTTCACCTGCCAGATCTGCACTTACCTGGCCGAGAACAACCTGAG GTTGATGCAGCACATGCTCCACCACTCAGAGCTGGTTGGAGGAAGAGCAACAGGTGACGAGAGGAAGTGCTGCAAGTTCTGTTACCGACAGTTCTCCTCTCCAGCTCAGCTGCAGAGCCACCAGGAGCAGGTGCATGGCCCCGCCCTCTCCTCCT GTTTGTGTCGTATTTGTGAGTGGGCGTTTGAGAACGAGCCGGCCTTCTTGAACCACATGAAGTCCAACCACAAACCCGGAGAGATGCCCTATGTCTGCCAG GTGTGTTCCTATCGCTCGTCGTTCTACTCCGACATCCTGCAGCACTTCGCCAGCTTCCATAGAGACTCTCGCTTCCTGATGTGTCTTTTCTGCTTGAAGGTGACCAGAAACCCCATCAGCTACCAGCAGCACCTGTTGAGACACCAG ATGAACCAGGCCTTCCACTGTAACAGGTGTCGTCTTCAGTTCATCTTCCTGAAGGACAAGATGCAGCACAAACTGGAGAACCATCGCAGCTTCCGTCGACCTGCTCAGCTTGAAGGACTACCaccggggtcaaag GTAACGATCAGGACTTACGGGAAGATCCGGCCTTTGACATTAGCAGGCAGCCGGCTGCTCCAGAGCCCCGCCTCCCTCATCCAGCCAATCAACATCAAGACTGAGAAGTCTCCACTGCAGAGAAGCCCCGCCCTCCACAAGTCACCTAGATCCCCAACCAAGAGACCGGTCGGCCGCAGAATCCACGTCAACAG GTCTTCTGGTTGTGATGGAGACCTCCTGCTGTGTTTGGAATGTGGAACCAGGGTCCTGGACTTCTCGGCTCACTACCCGACTCACGTCCGGTGTCTGTTGTGTCCGtacagcagctgctgctccagAGCCTACGCCTCCCACATGATCCA tcaCCACGTTCCACAGACCAAAGACAGAGTTCTTCCTCTTCACAGACGTCCTCCTCCATG tgttttcctgctgcGCTGCTCAAACTGTGACTTCAGCTCTCAGACTGCAGATCAGATGGCTGAACACCTGCTGATGAACCCGGAGCACCACAGCGCCACCTGTCAGGCCAGAA GCTACATTGAACCTGACATCCAGTTCTGCCACAATAAGGAGCAGCACCCTTCAGAAGAGAAAGAACCAGTCCAGAACAAGGACTTGCCCGATCCGTCCTGGAGGTCAGCGGATTGTTGGAAACTGCCGTCAGAGAGCGACGGCTCCACGTCCACCATCGACCCGTTTGAGCAGAGCACTGGACCTTATCACTTCCTGAACAAGAACACCGATGCCATTGACTACTTTCACCTGCTCTTCCCTTCAGAGCTCATGGAGCTGATCACCAACGAGACCAATGCCCACGCTAAGACCTGCCAGTTCCTGGGCTCCGGCTTCCCAGACTGGATCCCCGCCACCAACCATGAGATCAAAGGTTTCTTCGGCCTGGTCATTCTGATGGGGATCCAGAACCTCCCCGACCCGTCGCACTACTGGTCTTGGAGTCACTACGACAACAGCTACACCTTCTTCCGCGCCATGACCTTCAAACGCTTCAAGCAGATTGCTACCAACATCCGCATGGGCAGCTTCACCACTGACGAGTTTCGTGGAACCGGCAAACCCTGCGACTCGCTGCACATCTTCAGGCCGATGCTGAATATTCTGGGAGGAGCCATGTGGCACGCCTATCAGCCGAACTGCTGCCTGTCCATCGACAGGGCGCTGCTGCCCAGCCCCGAGGAGGGGAGCTGCTACGCCAAGCGAGATCCAAAGACCCAGCCTCAGGTGTGGCTGCTCTGCGATTCCAAGTCCGGCTACTGCCACCGCTTCTTCATCCAGGTGGGGGAGAAGGTGGGCCAGGAGCAAGGCTTCACTGTGGTACCGGAGCTGGTGAAGGATCTGGAGGACAAACACCACCAGCTTTACCTGGCTAGTTCACTTGCATCGGTCCCGCTCATGCAGAAGCTCCTAGACCAGGGCATCTACGCCTCCAGCTCCTTCCCTCCACTCAACCCCATACTACCCAGAGAGCTGTGGGAGGAGGGTCGGCTGGAGAAACCTGGGGACTTCCTGCAGAGACAGTTTGGCCCCCTGTTGGCCACCCGCTGGAGGGACACCAAAGAGATGGGCTGCCTGTCAACCAATGCAGCGCCAGGTGAACAGGACACTGTTTGGAGGAGGTCTCAGACCAAAGCGGGCGAACTGGACCCCATAGACCGCCCAATGGCCTTCTGCCTCCTGCAGGAGAACATGCGAGGGGTTGACATCTGCAAGCAGTTGCTGGCATGCAACCCGCTGGGAGGAATCCCCCAGGACCGGCACTGGCGCGGCCTCTTCTGGTTTCTGGTCAACCTGAGCATCGTCAACGCCTTCATCGTGCTGCGGGAGAGCCGCAAGGAGAACCCGCCGGCCTGGGTGCAAGACGGCCTTTTTACTCAGGTCAACTTCCGCAAGCGTTTGGGCAACCAGCTCGCCAAGTGTGCTCAGAACAACTTTGAGACCATGGAGATCGCCAGCTCCCGTGGGAGCAGGGCAGAGGCGACCGAAGCACCAGTTAAACAAAGACACCGGATGGGGAAGATCAGCAGCATCTCAAAGAGGTGCAAGACCTGTCACTTGAAGAACCTCCGCCATGAGAGTGTTTACGGCTGCATCGTCTGCAGAGCAAACCTTTGCAAACAGCCGAGATGCTTCTGGGAATTTCACGGCTTGTCACCTCTAAACAAAG GATCAACAAGAGTTGGATTTATCAAGGACAGAATAAg tgGAGAAATCACGGTGAAGGAGGTTGAGGACAACGTGGACGGGGCGATGGCGCCGTTGGAGGACATGGACTTTTCTGACGATGATCTGGTTGACATTGATGATGACACTGAAGATATAAAGGAAGAATATATCAAAGAAGTAAAAAGTCCAACGTCTCACCTGTCTTCAACAACGACCGGCCGCGCCCCACCAGCGACCACCTCGTCTTCCTGTAAAGAGCGGGATGATTTCCTGAGCGCCCGTCAGCTGAGGATCGCCCTCTTCGCTCTGTGTGACGGACTTCGCCAAGCCTCAAAGGTGTTTGTAATCGAGACGCAGCTCATCCGGTCCTGGCTGAAGGAGGCCAGGAAGCGTTTGAAGTCAACTGGACATCAGCAGAAGTCGGATGCCGACGCTGGGGACCGCATGGTGGCCTGGGTGCTGTCCATGCGTGAGCAGCAGCTTCCGATCACAGAGAGCAACCTCTTCCACAAAGCCTCCACGCTGAAGAAGAAGGGAGGTTTCAGTGACTCCTTCCGCATCTCCTATGACTGGGCGGTGAGCTTCATGCTGAAGCATCAGCTGGGCGTTCGGAGCATCAGTAGGGCAGCAACGCTGGCTTGCACTTTGCCACTTTCCCTGGAGGCCAAGATCAAGTCCTTCAAGGATTTTACGCAGAAGGTCATCCGGGTCAACAAGCTGTCAGAAGGCGCTGTGGCTGCGATGGACgagttgtgtctctttgtggatTTGAGGTTAGTTCAGGACAAGTCCCGCCGCTCGGAGGCCCTGGAGCTCACTGGGTCTTTACCTCTGGTCACTGTGTACCTGACGGTGCTGGCCGATGGCACCATGTTGCCGTCTGTGGTTCTGGCGAACCGGCAGCTGGCTGAGAGAGTCCTGCCAGAGTTCATCCTGCTGGAGGCCGGACAAGAGAGTCTGTTAGTAGAAGAAGCCTTGGATCTGTGGACTAACAAGGTTTGGCTAAAGCATGTGTCCGGTCCAACTAGGCCCAGTAAATCAATGCTGGTCCTGGACCGACACCGGGAGCACATGGGAGATTCGTTCCTCACTTCCATCAGCGGATCGGGCACCCTGCCGGCTGTGATCCCAGGAGGCTGCTCCTTCCGTCTGCAGCCCCTGGACATTTGCGTGAAGCCGGTTCTGCAGCACTTCCTGTTGTCACGCTGGGCAAATTTCACCGCCGGAAACCCGAAGGAGTTGGAGGAGACGTCACCACACCAGCTCCAAGCAAATGTGGCCCAGCTGCTGGTTGACTGGGTGGTCGAGGCCCTGACGCACTTAAACAAACTCCCACAGCTTTGGAAGAAGTCGTTCCGTCTGACGGGCCTTCTGTCGGGGTGGAaagaggaggaccaggaggtggaggaggagacaatGAGTCCAGAGGAGATCCAATCAGACCTCCTAAAGACTCTGACGGAGACCCTGCTGGGGCCTGAAGCTTTGGAGGACGATTATCCTGAGCTGATGGAGCTGGAAGACaaagaggacacagaggaggaacaaggagaaggaaaggagctatcagaggagaaaaaggagccCAAAGCAGGAGACGGGAAGGAGGTGAAAAAGGACAGGGAAGAGACCAGGGAGGAGAttgaggaggaagggaaggaaacaaaggaagaaGGTCAATCAGAGGACACAGAAAAGGACACAATCAAAGCTGTGGAAGACATTAAGGAGACAGAGGACAAGTGTCGGCCAGAGGAACCAAAAAAGGACGGAAAGGACACAATCAAAGGTTTTAAAGACaggaaggagacagaggaggacaggaaacAAGCAGTTAAGAAGCTAGAGGAGGACAgcgaggaggaagggaaggagacagaggaggacaggagggaagTGAGCAAGGAGAGACGAGAGACCAGGATAGTGATAGGAGAGGAAGTCGGTGATGAGTGGAAGATAACGGTGAAGAGCCGGACGGACGGCGTCGAGGACGACAGGATGGACGAAAGctga